In Deltaproteobacteria bacterium HGW-Deltaproteobacteria-18, one DNA window encodes the following:
- a CDS encoding glycosyl transferase — protein MKRIALMLPKLSRYGGAEQFGYRLAEFLATQCAAEFDVTFICSRQDGPPPKGVKVIRVGRPIPGKLGKVLWFALAAEVVRRRGKFDVSMGLGNTVFQDISRLSGGPTKLFWDYSIRAYAPGRERTLKTLARHLSPGKQLGRLIEGLCVRNTPVLVANSEFVRDLTIKAHPHLAPENIHLVYNKPDLNRFSPGDQAAKAQLRGRFDLPENADLIITAGTNFRLKGVHVLIRALAQLPPSFHLAVAGGRGSRDLIALAEGLGMRERVHFLGRVDDMPALYRAGDIFVLNTFYDACANAVLEALACGLPTISTACNGSSVFLRPEAILADPADTAGLAGRIRTMIHNGSTARTDYAPPSGLEPYADLIREFS, from the coding sequence ATGAAACGCATTGCGCTGATGCTCCCGAAACTGAGCCGTTACGGTGGAGCCGAGCAGTTCGGATACCGTCTGGCCGAATTTCTGGCCACGCAGTGTGCGGCGGAGTTCGACGTCACCTTCATCTGCTCCAGGCAGGATGGCCCCCCTCCAAAAGGTGTAAAGGTAATCCGGGTCGGCCGCCCCATCCCGGGCAAGCTCGGCAAGGTTCTCTGGTTCGCCCTGGCCGCGGAGGTCGTGCGGCGCAGGGGAAAATTCGACGTGAGCATGGGGCTCGGGAACACCGTGTTCCAGGACATCTCGCGCCTGTCGGGGGGGCCGACAAAACTTTTCTGGGACTACTCCATCCGCGCCTATGCCCCGGGCCGGGAACGCACCCTGAAGACCCTTGCCCGGCACCTGTCTCCGGGCAAACAGCTCGGTCGGCTCATCGAAGGACTCTGCGTGCGGAACACCCCTGTGCTGGTGGCCAATTCCGAATTCGTGCGCGACCTGACGATCAAGGCGCACCCCCATCTTGCGCCTGAGAATATCCATCTCGTCTACAACAAACCGGACCTGAACCGCTTTTCCCCGGGCGATCAAGCCGCCAAGGCGCAGCTGCGCGGTCGCTTCGACCTTCCGGAAAACGCGGATCTCATCATCACCGCGGGCACCAATTTCCGGTTGAAAGGCGTGCACGTCCTGATCAGGGCCCTGGCCCAGCTGCCGCCGTCCTTCCATCTGGCCGTGGCCGGCGGGCGCGGCAGCCGCGACCTGATCGCTCTGGCCGAAGGTCTTGGGATGCGGGAGCGCGTCCACTTCCTGGGCCGGGTGGACGACATGCCCGCCCTGTACCGGGCCGGGGACATTTTCGTGCTGAACACCTTTTACGACGCCTGCGCCAACGCCGTGCTCGAAGCCCTGGCCTGCGGCCTGCCGACCATCTCCACGGCCTGCAACGGCAGCTCCGTCTTCCTGCGTCCCGAAGCGATCCTGGCCGACCCGGCGGACACAGCAGGGCTGGCCGGGCGCATCAGAACCATGATCCACAACGGCTCCACCGCGCGCACCGATTATGCGCCGCCAAGCGGGCTTGAGCCCTATGCCGACCTTATCCGGGAATTTTCATGA
- a CDS encoding glycosyl transferase: MRSIQVVNVRWFNATAWYGMYLSRLLLEGGHEVLVLGLPDTLSARKGEEWGLPMRLMDLNTTTPWGIAALYGKLKRLVREFRPDVVNCHRGESYLLWGLIRKELGGFKLIRTRGDQRLPKANLVNRWLHNDVSDAVITTNSPMTRHFRDVFQVPKGKLHQILGGVDTSVFYPDPAARARIRAELGYGDNDFVVGLLGRFDQVKGQHELIRAVARLHGQGMTNIRLLLLGFDSATPESTVRDWIAERGIASITTITGKRPDIAACLNALDLGVVASLWSETIARAALEIMATEVPLIGTDVGVMPDLLEPEALFAAGDVDALEQGIRAAATEPGLAETLRQAQRRRMADLSGRDFLSRTLAVYEGAL, encoded by the coding sequence ATGAGAAGCATCCAGGTCGTCAATGTCCGGTGGTTCAACGCCACAGCCTGGTACGGGATGTACCTGAGCCGCCTCCTGCTCGAAGGCGGCCATGAGGTCCTGGTCCTGGGCCTGCCGGACACCCTGTCCGCCCGCAAGGGGGAGGAGTGGGGGCTGCCCATGCGCCTGATGGACCTGAACACGACCACGCCCTGGGGCATAGCCGCGCTGTACGGCAAACTCAAGCGGTTGGTGCGCGAATTCAGGCCCGATGTGGTCAACTGCCACCGGGGCGAAAGCTACCTGCTGTGGGGCCTGATCAGGAAGGAACTGGGCGGGTTCAAACTGATCCGCACCCGCGGCGACCAGCGGTTGCCAAAGGCCAACCTCGTCAACCGCTGGCTGCACAATGATGTCAGTGACGCGGTCATCACCACAAACTCGCCCATGACCCGCCATTTCCGGGATGTTTTCCAAGTGCCAAAAGGCAAGCTGCACCAGATTCTTGGCGGGGTGGACACCAGCGTCTTTTATCCCGACCCGGCCGCCCGCGCCCGCATTCGGGCGGAACTGGGGTACGGGGACAACGACTTCGTCGTCGGCCTGCTCGGCCGCTTCGACCAGGTCAAGGGCCAGCACGAGCTGATCCGGGCCGTGGCCAGACTGCACGGACAGGGCATGACAAACATCCGTCTCCTGCTGCTCGGCTTTGATTCGGCCACGCCCGAATCCACCGTGCGCGACTGGATCGCGGAGCGCGGCATTGCTTCCATCACTACCATCACGGGCAAGCGTCCGGATATCGCCGCCTGCCTGAACGCCCTTGATCTTGGAGTGGTCGCGTCACTGTGGTCCGAGACTATCGCCAGGGCGGCCCTTGAAATCATGGCCACGGAAGTGCCGCTGATCGGCACCGATGTGGGCGTCATGCCCGACCTGCTGGAGCCGGAGGCTCTTTTTGCCGCCGGTGATGTGGACGCTCTGGAACAGGGCATCCGCGCCGCGGCCACGGAACCCGGCCTGGCCGAAACCCTGCGCCAGGCGCAACGCAGGCGCATGGCCGATCTTTCAGGCCGCGATTTTCTGTCCCGAACCCTGGCGGTTTACGAGGGTGCACTATGA
- a CDS encoding glycosyl transferase, which produces MTCVSVIIPTHNRADVLARAVASVLGQTWADLELFVVDDGSTDATASVLAEFDDPRLTGMHQENKGVSSARNRGIAASGGGYIALLDSDDYWMPDKLEKQVRFMAESGFAICQTDEIWIRNGQRVNPRFKHAKPAGWFLDRSLELCLISPSCVMFTRELWQELGPFDERLPACEDYSLWLRVGARHPVGLVPESLTVKTGGHADQLSRRIIGLDLYRVYAMIDLLRNMALDVEQQALVAAALRERVRLYAQGCIKYGKDEEAVRVRDLAAEVLRGL; this is translated from the coding sequence ATGACATGTGTTTCCGTAATTATCCCCACCCACAACAGGGCAGATGTTCTGGCTCGGGCCGTTGCCTCCGTGCTGGGGCAGACCTGGGCCGATCTTGAGCTTTTTGTCGTTGATGACGGCTCCACCGACGCGACGGCCTCGGTGCTGGCCGAATTCGACGATCCCCGGCTTACGGGAATGCATCAGGAAAATAAAGGGGTCAGCTCCGCCCGCAACCGGGGCATTGCGGCCAGTGGCGGCGGGTACATCGCCCTTTTGGATTCCGACGACTACTGGATGCCGGACAAGCTCGAAAAGCAGGTCCGTTTCATGGCCGAGAGTGGGTTTGCGATCTGCCAGACGGACGAAATCTGGATCAGGAACGGGCAACGGGTCAATCCCCGTTTCAAACATGCCAAGCCCGCCGGATGGTTTTTGGACCGATCCCTCGAGTTGTGCCTGATCAGCCCGTCGTGCGTCATGTTCACCCGCGAGCTGTGGCAGGAGCTTGGGCCTTTTGACGAGCGCCTGCCCGCTTGCGAGGACTACAGCCTGTGGCTGCGCGTCGGGGCGCGTCATCCGGTGGGTCTGGTGCCCGAATCCCTGACGGTCAAGACCGGCGGGCACGCGGACCAGCTCTCCCGGCGCATCATCGGCCTTGATCTGTACCGGGTCTACGCCATGATCGACCTGCTGCGGAACATGGCCCTGGACGTCGAACAGCAGGCCCTGGTCGCGGCCGCGCTGCGGGAGAGGGTGAGGCTCTACGCCCAGGGCTGTATCAAGTACGGCAAGGACGAAGAGGCGGTGCGGGTGCGGGATCTGGCCGCAGAGGTCTTGCGCGGCCTTTGA